A window of the Arachis duranensis cultivar V14167 chromosome 5, aradu.V14167.gnm2.J7QH, whole genome shotgun sequence genome harbors these coding sequences:
- the LOC127747665 gene encoding uncharacterized protein LOC127747665 yields the protein MAHSSTSPTRSKKTQTVHFRATFQTAEIALVAKIRTLHQHNVELSIKNLKKKRSYNSQEKMTARNQVGRNDEVDHFRVEYASRILFHDMNLDKAETIRKSNAIRLSKPSSFLLSPYCQIDSKDIDTV from the exons ATGGCGCACTCTTCCACTTCTCCAACCCgttcaaagaaaacacaaaccgTCCATTTTCGAGCAACATTCCAAACTGCAGAGATAGCACTTGTCGCGAAGATCAGAACTCTCCATCAACACAACGTAGAACTCTCGATCAAGAATCTCAAGAAAAAACGAAGTTATAATAGTCAAG aaaaaatgACAGCCAGAAACCAAGTTGGAAGAAAT GACGAGGTGGACCACTTTAGAGTGGAATATGCTTCCAGGATTCTATTCCATGACATGAATCTAGACAAAGCTGAAACCATTAGAAAAAGTAATGCAATAAGACTGTCCAAGCCATCCTCATTTTTATTGAGTCCATATTGTCAGATAGATTCTAAGGATATTGACACTGTTTAA
- the LOC107490151 gene encoding uncharacterized protein LOC107490151 — protein sequence MASKLQQLQSKACQASKFITNHGTAYYKQLLEQNKQYIQEPPTVEKCDLLAKQLFYTRLASIPRRNESFWKELDYVKNLWKNRQELKVEDAGIAALFGLECFAWFCSGEIVGRGFTITGYYP from the exons ATGGCATCAAAGTTGCAGCAGCTGCAGTCGAAGGCATGCCAAGCCTCAAAATTCATCACCAACCATGGAACTGCCTACTACAAGCAGTTGTTGGAGCAGAACAAGCAATACATTCAGGAGCCACCCACGGTGGAGAAATGTGACCTTCTGGCAAAACAATTGTTCTACACCCGCCTTGCTAG CATTCCTCGCCGTAATGAGTCATTCTGGAAGGAGCTTGATTACGTCAAGAATTTGTGGAAGAACAGGCAAGAGTTGAAGGTGGAGGACGCAGGTATTGCTGCTTTGTTTGGCCTGGAATGTTTTGCATGGTTTTGTTCCGGCGAGATTGTCGGAAGGGGATTTACCATCACCGGTTACTATCCCTGA